A genomic segment from Methanothermobacter tenebrarum encodes:
- the fdhD gene encoding formate dehydrogenase accessory sulfurtransferase FdhD, which translates to MRLYKDVIAFKVDGKIAKVKERVVKDSEIHLIINEMLSRRFYVTPNNLKEFTIGYLLGEGLIDTVSDIKLLDINGETINVEINLKDSMAKESVIGSDSLGGWRYKIESVEAVDSTFSITKDELFEAFDRLVKGARLWKMTGGAHVAALVGGDRFILAEDVSRHVAVDKIIGAGALDMVDFAETFIVYSGRMPADMLIKVARVGIPIIASNAAPTYSGYKVAVDAGLTMIGFVRDRRFNIYTHPERIKI; encoded by the coding sequence ATGAGATTATATAAGGATGTCATTGCTTTTAAGGTTGATGGAAAAATTGCTAAGGTCAAAGAACGAGTCGTTAAAGATTCAGAAATTCACCTTATAATAAATGAGATGCTCTCCAGGCGTTTCTATGTTACCCCCAATAATTTGAAAGAGTTCACAATAGGATACCTTTTAGGTGAAGGTTTAATCGACACAGTATCTGATATAAAACTTTTAGATATAAATGGGGAAACCATAAACGTGGAAATAAACCTAAAGGATAGCATGGCCAAGGAATCTGTTATAGGATCAGATAGTCTGGGCGGGTGGAGATATAAGATAGAATCTGTGGAAGCAGTCGATTCCACATTTAGCATAACGAAGGATGAACTTTTTGAGGCTTTTGATAGGCTGGTAAAAGGGGCGAGGTTATGGAAGATGACTGGAGGGGCCCATGTGGCCGCTCTTGTAGGCGGGGATAGGTTCATACTTGCAGAGGATGTTAGCCGTCATGTTGCGGTGGATAAGATAATAGGGGCGGGTGCCCTTGATATGGTTGATTTTGCAGAGACTTTTATAGTTTATAGTGGTCGCATGCCAGCTGACATGCTCATAAAAGTTGCAAGGGTGGGTATACCCATCATAGCTTCAAATGCCGCTCCAACATATTCTGGTTACAAGGTTGCTGTGGATGCTGGTCTTACCATGATAGGTTTTGTGAGGGATAGGAGGTTTAATATTTACACCCACCCTGAGAGAATAAAAATATAA
- the nuoE gene encoding NADH-quinone oxidoreductase subunit NuoE produces the protein MQKLREILESYQGKREDIIPILQDIQGKYGYLPENALRELSKFTGVSESQIYGIATFYAQFRFTPKGKKHVMVCTGTACHVKGSDQIIDAIQRHLKIKEGDTTPDNEYSLEAVGCIGCCSLAPCAMINEKVISRIKPRQIKRLLPQKS, from the coding sequence ATGCAAAAATTGAGGGAAATATTAGAATCCTATCAAGGTAAAAGGGAAGATATTATACCAATACTCCAGGATATCCAAGGAAAGTATGGATATTTGCCAGAGAATGCTTTAAGGGAGCTTTCGAAGTTTACGGGGGTTAGTGAGAGTCAAATTTATGGTATTGCAACATTCTATGCTCAATTTAGGTTCACGCCAAAAGGTAAGAAACATGTAATGGTTTGCACGGGCACGGCATGCCATGTAAAAGGCTCTGATCAGATAATAGACGCTATTCAAAGGCACCTCAAAATAAAAGAGGGGGACACCACCCCAGACAATGAATACTCCCTAGAAGCTGTAGGTTGCATCGGCTGCTGCTCACTCGCACCATGTGCCATGATAAACGAAAAGGTAATATCAAGGATAAAACCGAGACAAATAAAAAGACTACTCCCACAAAAGTCATAG
- a CDS encoding NADH-quinone oxidoreductase subunit NuoF, translated as MNFEKLVQKAKKEYYSIFRGEPPAILIGSATCGISAGSNEIKKVIEDEITRENIEARIIPVGCIGSCYAEPLIGIFKDNKEGIFYGPVNKKIVKEIIKKNIIEDEVAEENILGTIQVKETGNTGSFFESDFMRLQSRQILRRCGLINPEDINHYLATGGYTGLLKALEMGADEIIDTIKRSGLRGRGGAGFPTWLKWDLCRQSNSKEKYIICNADEGDPGAFMNRSLLEGDPHSVIEGILIGAHTIKAKKAYIYCRAEYPAALEKLEKAIKDLDKIGLLDIEIVIKRGAGAFVCGEETALIASIEGRRGMPRTRPPFPTTKGLWGKPTVINNVETFAAVSLIFQEGVEQFSSIGTGSSKGTKTFSLVGDVKRTGLIEVPLGTTLKRVIFDIGGGIKNGGNLKAVQIGGPSGGCLPASMMDTEIDYDSLTSAGAIMGSGGLVVLSDDSCMVEIARYFLEFTQRESCGKCVPCRLGTQQMLLILNDIVQGNGSPEDIETLHEVAEAVKAASLCGLGQTAPNPVLTTLKYFREEYVEHVMNGRCPAAYCRELMHYFIDEKLCTGCMVCSKVCPADAIVGLEDEVHFIDQEKCLKCGSCMDVCKEGAILKVPGPGKSIE; from the coding sequence ATGAACTTCGAAAAACTCGTCCAGAAAGCAAAAAAAGAATACTACTCCATCTTCCGAGGAGAACCACCAGCCATCCTCATAGGCTCGGCCACTTGTGGCATATCAGCCGGATCAAATGAAATAAAAAAAGTAATAGAAGATGAAATAACCAGAGAGAACATCGAAGCGAGGATAATACCAGTTGGGTGCATAGGATCATGTTATGCAGAACCTCTCATAGGAATATTCAAAGATAACAAGGAAGGAATATTCTACGGTCCAGTAAACAAAAAAATAGTTAAAGAGATCATCAAAAAGAACATCATAGAAGATGAAGTGGCCGAAGAGAATATTCTAGGCACAATACAAGTAAAAGAAACAGGGAATACAGGTAGTTTTTTCGAATCTGATTTTATGAGGTTACAATCCCGTCAAATACTCAGGAGATGTGGTCTGATAAACCCTGAAGATATAAACCATTATCTTGCAACAGGAGGCTACACAGGCCTATTGAAGGCTCTTGAAATGGGAGCTGATGAAATCATAGACACTATTAAAAGATCGGGTCTGCGTGGAAGGGGTGGAGCAGGATTCCCCACATGGCTGAAATGGGATTTATGCAGACAATCAAATTCTAAAGAAAAGTATATTATATGTAATGCGGATGAAGGAGATCCAGGCGCATTCATGAATCGTTCACTTCTTGAAGGAGATCCACACTCTGTAATTGAAGGAATACTGATAGGAGCCCATACAATCAAGGCCAAAAAAGCATACATTTATTGTAGAGCAGAATATCCAGCCGCATTGGAGAAATTGGAGAAGGCCATAAAAGATTTGGATAAAATAGGCCTCCTAGATATTGAGATCGTGATAAAAAGGGGTGCGGGCGCCTTCGTATGTGGCGAGGAGACCGCGCTCATTGCATCAATTGAAGGCCGAAGAGGCATGCCACGAACAAGGCCACCATTCCCAACCACAAAAGGCCTATGGGGCAAGCCCACTGTAATAAATAATGTGGAAACATTCGCAGCAGTATCCTTAATATTCCAGGAAGGAGTTGAACAGTTCAGTTCAATAGGTACTGGATCAAGTAAAGGCACTAAAACATTTTCACTCGTGGGAGATGTTAAAAGAACAGGCCTTATAGAAGTACCCCTTGGCACAACCCTTAAAAGGGTCATATTTGATATAGGGGGTGGTATAAAAAATGGGGGAAATTTAAAGGCTGTTCAGATAGGGGGGCCATCAGGGGGTTGTCTTCCAGCTTCAATGATGGACACTGAAATTGATTATGATTCACTCACTTCTGCAGGGGCTATCATGGGATCAGGGGGCCTTGTAGTTTTATCAGATGATTCTTGCATGGTGGAAATTGCACGTTATTTTCTTGAATTTACACAAAGGGAATCATGCGGTAAATGTGTACCTTGTCGTTTGGGGACCCAGCAAATGCTATTAATCCTTAATGATATAGTCCAGGGGAATGGAAGTCCAGAGGACATTGAGACGCTCCATGAAGTTGCAGAGGCTGTTAAAGCGGCTTCACTTTGCGGGCTCGGCCAGACAGCGCCGAATCCTGTTCTCACCACCCTTAAATATTTCAGGGAAGAATATGTTGAACATGTTATGAATGGGAGGTGTCCAGCAGCATATTGTAGGGAGTTGATGCATTACTTCATTGACGAAAAACTGTGCACAGGATGCATGGTATGTTCAAAGGTTTGTCCAGCTGATGCTATTGTGGGCTTAGAAGATGAAGTACATTTTATAGATCAGGAGAAGTGTCTGAAATGTGGTTCTTGTATGGATGTTTGTAAAGAAGGTGCGATATTAAAGGTGCCCGGTCCTGGGAAGAGCATAGAATAA
- a CDS encoding OB-fold nucleic acid binding domain-containing protein: MKREILDEYEKIKDKISKEEFLKQLEERKKEYDVGFIDEVDIAHMIVGEYLNQENKPLSEREYKIADIAEMEGADRNLKIIGRVLRISNIRSFINRAGKEGKVANVLLADETRKIRAVFWTPNIKLLKKFKEGDIIQIEGFQVRGGFAGRKEIHLQPRATIKVLDPEDHPNIPEYKEEITPIAEIKEEDEEVNIIARITRISRIRTFERNGREGKIASMELKDETGKITYTLWNRDTELIKNLPLKEGDAIKVLGAQTRKREGEVYLTHHGLTRIIKGDFKVPEVEEKILKIGDLHEERDVNVIGLVTKVHDKINFERADGTTGSLRSLEIMDDTGAVRVTLWHEDADLDIKKGDIIKIEGGNVEFDNYTSSYRINTNWNTRITINPEEDTGLIKVLKEYREHLKPAKISSILEMEDEGEEVDVVGRILSLRDPREFQREDGVGIFRSMELADDTGVIRP; encoded by the coding sequence ATGAAAAGGGAAATATTAGATGAATATGAGAAGATAAAAGATAAAATTTCAAAGGAAGAGTTCCTAAAACAGCTTGAAGAAAGAAAAAAAGAATACGATGTAGGTTTCATCGATGAGGTTGACATAGCCCATATGATAGTAGGCGAGTACTTAAACCAAGAAAACAAACCATTATCAGAAAGGGAGTATAAGATCGCTGATATAGCGGAAATGGAGGGAGCTGATCGGAACCTTAAAATTATAGGTAGAGTCCTCAGAATATCCAATATAAGGAGCTTCATTAACCGTGCCGGGAAAGAGGGGAAAGTAGCGAATGTCCTATTAGCAGATGAAACCAGGAAGATAAGGGCGGTATTCTGGACACCTAATATAAAGTTACTCAAGAAATTCAAAGAAGGAGACATAATCCAAATAGAAGGTTTCCAAGTGAGAGGGGGTTTCGCAGGTAGAAAAGAGATCCACTTACAACCTCGCGCCACAATAAAAGTATTAGACCCGGAAGATCACCCAAACATCCCAGAATACAAGGAAGAAATAACACCCATAGCCGAAATCAAAGAAGAAGACGAAGAAGTCAACATTATAGCGAGGATAACCCGCATATCAAGGATAAGAACCTTCGAAAGGAATGGTAGGGAAGGCAAAATCGCATCAATGGAACTAAAAGACGAAACAGGGAAAATAACCTACACCCTTTGGAACAGGGACACAGAACTTATAAAAAACCTCCCCTTGAAAGAAGGTGACGCCATAAAAGTACTAGGCGCCCAAACAAGAAAAAGGGAAGGAGAAGTCTACTTAACCCATCATGGACTTACAAGGATTATAAAAGGAGACTTCAAAGTCCCTGAGGTGGAAGAGAAAATATTAAAAATAGGGGACCTCCACGAGGAAAGAGACGTGAACGTAATCGGCCTCGTTACAAAAGTCCACGATAAAATAAACTTTGAAAGAGCCGATGGGACAACAGGATCCCTAAGATCCCTTGAGATAATGGATGATACAGGAGCTGTTAGAGTAACACTATGGCACGAAGACGCGGACCTAGACATAAAAAAGGGTGATATAATAAAAATAGAAGGCGGGAATGTTGAATTTGACAATTACACATCATCCTATCGTATAAACACAAACTGGAACACTAGGATAACCATAAACCCTGAAGAGGACACAGGACTCATAAAAGTCCTAAAAGAATATAGGGAACATTTAAAACCTGCGAAGATATCCTCAATACTGGAAATGGAGGATGAAGGCGAAGAAGTTGATGTGGTCGGCCGCATATTATCACTAAGAGACCCTAGGGAATTTCAAAGGGAGGATGGTGTAGGTATATTCAGGAGCATGGAGTTGGCAGATGACACAGGCGTCATAAGACCCTAG
- the radA gene encoding DNA repair and recombination protein RadA — protein sequence MVELEDLPNVGSKTAQKLREAGFGDMMRLATATAKELSVKADIGEGVAEKIIEAARKAEKIDFETALDVMERRKDIGRITTGSKALDELIGGGIETQAITEVFGEYGSGKSQLAHELVVTVQLPEDRGGLNGEAVFIDTENTFRPERVEQIANAFELNIEEVMERIYIARAFNSSHQILMAEKVNELIQEGKDIRLVIVDSLTSHFRAEYVGRESLATRQQKLNQHLHTLQNIANTYNAAIFVTNQVQARPDAFFGSPTKAIGGHVLGHAATYRIWLKKGLAGKRIARLVDSPHLPEGECVFKITNDGIVD from the coding sequence ATGGTTGAACTCGAAGATCTCCCAAACGTAGGGTCCAAAACAGCTCAGAAGCTTAGAGAAGCAGGATTTGGGGACATGATGCGTCTTGCAACAGCCACGGCTAAAGAGTTATCAGTTAAAGCAGATATAGGTGAAGGAGTGGCTGAGAAGATAATAGAAGCGGCTAGAAAAGCCGAGAAGATAGACTTTGAAACAGCACTTGATGTGATGGAAAGGCGTAAAGATATTGGAAGGATAACCACTGGTAGCAAGGCACTAGATGAGCTTATAGGTGGTGGAATAGAAACACAAGCCATAACAGAGGTTTTCGGAGAATATGGGTCTGGTAAGAGCCAATTAGCCCACGAACTTGTTGTTACAGTCCAACTACCCGAGGATAGGGGTGGGTTAAACGGTGAAGCAGTATTTATAGACACAGAGAACACATTCAGACCAGAAAGGGTCGAACAGATAGCTAACGCTTTCGAACTTAACATCGAAGAGGTCATGGAAAGGATATACATTGCAAGGGCTTTTAATTCAAGTCATCAGATACTCATGGCCGAGAAAGTGAATGAATTAATCCAGGAGGGTAAGGATATAAGACTTGTCATAGTGGATTCGCTCACATCCCATTTCAGGGCAGAATATGTGGGGAGAGAATCCCTTGCAACGAGACAACAAAAGTTAAATCAGCACTTGCATACCTTACAGAACATTGCCAATACTTACAATGCGGCCATTTTCGTAACTAACCAAGTCCAGGCACGGCCTGACGCTTTCTTCGGGAGCCCGACAAAGGCTATAGGAGGGCACGTGCTTGGACACGCGGCCACTTACCGTATATGGTTGAAGAAAGGGTTAGCTGGTAAGAGGATAGCGAGATTAGTTGACAGCCCACACCTACCAGAAGGTGAATGCGTCTTTAAAATAACTAATGATGGTATAGTAGACTAG
- a CDS encoding AEC family transporter yields the protein MNSFETVLSIVLMVLLGYITKTLGVLKEEDAYSLNKVVVNIAIPSLIFNSIYNSKISTITALLKMPFVSMTVSLLIGIMVFSWTRIAYYDKRRAWSIILPAAMVNSGFMGYPVILGVFGGSGLLRAILYDMGSVFVFLTMGVLLSFIFGNDYRRILKRTIFFPPLWGLFLGIAFNAFNLPLGLISHIIDYLSKAAVPLIMISLGLSLDFKVIKSSLKDAVIVSTFRLLISPLLAVLIVMLFLFSGLEKSVAIIEAAMPSAMLSMVLSIENDLDINLTAACVFMSTTLSLISLPLIIALIG from the coding sequence ATGAACTCCTTTGAGACCGTGCTTTCAATAGTCTTAATGGTTTTACTTGGTTATATCACAAAAACTTTAGGTGTTCTCAAAGAAGAGGATGCTTATTCTCTGAATAAAGTGGTTGTGAATATTGCTATACCATCTTTGATTTTTAACTCGATTTATAATTCGAAGATTTCAACTATCACGGCCCTTTTAAAGATGCCTTTTGTATCTATGACAGTTAGCCTTTTAATTGGGATAATGGTGTTCTCATGGACTAGAATAGCATATTATGATAAGAGACGTGCTTGGAGCATAATATTACCAGCTGCCATGGTCAATTCTGGTTTTATGGGCTATCCAGTAATCTTGGGAGTTTTTGGCGGTTCTGGTCTTTTAAGGGCGATATTATATGATATGGGGTCGGTATTCGTCTTTTTAACTATGGGAGTCTTATTATCTTTCATTTTTGGCAATGATTATAGGAGGATTTTGAAGAGGACGATCTTTTTCCCTCCACTCTGGGGTCTTTTCTTGGGCATAGCATTTAATGCCTTTAATTTACCTCTTGGACTCATATCCCATATTATAGATTACCTTTCAAAGGCAGCCGTACCTCTTATAATGATCTCTTTGGGTTTATCATTAGATTTTAAGGTTATAAAGTCTTCTTTAAAGGATGCTGTGATAGTAAGCACTTTCAGACTTTTGATATCGCCACTTTTAGCTGTTCTGATCGTGATGTTATTCCTATTTTCGGGTTTGGAAAAATCTGTTGCAATTATAGAAGCTGCAATGCCATCTGCCATGCTTAGCATGGTCCTATCCATCGAAAACGACCTTGATATTAACTTAACCGCTGCTTGTGTATTCATGAGCACAACACTCAGTCTAATAAGCCTACCACTGATAATAGCCCTTATTGGATGA